The region TCATTATGTGAGGAACAAGTTGAAGGTTGTCCTTTTTCCTTTCCTGCACAGGGTAAGGCTGCTGCTATAATTTTTTTCTATCTCCTTGTAATTTTTTGcctcaatttttttttttatctttttccTTTTGTTACTCCAGGGTCACTGGACAAGGATTACTGAACCAGTTGGGGGTAGGTTGTCATATAAGCCCCCAATCTATGATATAAATGCTCCAGATCTGTATATTCCGTTGATGGCATTTGGTACCTATATTATTCTTGCTGGCTTCTCATTGGGTCTTAATGGCAAGTAAGTTTCAGAATGAACAAGTTTCTGTATATCCAATATGACCAATCTGTATATCCTTTCTGACTTGTGGCCATGTGGGATTCACTTACCAGACTCCTCTGTTCTGAAAATAAACTTCTACCTAAATTTTAAAAGCTTGCTGTTGTACTTGTCTGCATATCTGTTTCCTATGAACCTAATATTGTAAAAAATAACATGAATTTTACACTTAAATGGTCAGGTTTAGCCCAGAAGCTCTGAACTGGTTGTTCGCCAAGGGATTAGTGGGTTGGTTTTTGCAAGTTTCACTGCTCAAAATGTCGTTGTTTTCATTAGGTAGTGGGGAGGCACCTTTACTGGATATTGTGGCGTATGCCGGGTATACCTTTACAGGTATATGTTTGGCTGTTCTTGGGAAGATAATTTGGAGCTACTCGTACTACTTTTTGATGCCATGGACATGTTTATGCATGGGAACTTTCTTAGTGAAGACAATGAAGAGAGTTCTGTTTGCAGAGGTGAGGACATACGATTCAAGCAGGCATCACTACCTCTTGCTCTTCATTGCTTTAGCTCAGTTCCCCCTCTTTATATGGCTAGGAAATGTGAGTCTAAATTGGTTGTTCTAAACTTTAGTTAGCAACATTTGGGTGTATATTGACTTTCACAAAAATGTTAGATCTAATTATTAGTTAGTTTATATGAGAAGTTGCATAGTTTCTTTCGTATAGTATGTTTTTGGTGGTTCTGGAATTACAATTCCAGCGCAAAGTGGACTTATGTCATATCTGTAACCACTGTACATTTGTGCTGGAAATGTAAATTTGGCTTGTAACATAGTTTGTTTCTTTGCTGGTTGAGGTTATTTGAAGTTTGTGCTGTAGCAAATATATTTGCAAGGTGATGGAGGCTCTTTAAAAGGAACCATgttattttctttttcttcatATGACCCCACAATCTACATGAACTAAACATGAAAATCCAATAATCATAATACTGTGCAGTACACGATTTTCTTGTGTCATCTTTATCAATGTGTCTTCGTGTGCTTATCGATGTGTCTGTTGTGTGCGTGCGCTGTGTATTACCCAGCCAAATTTGAGAGATAAATCTTCCTACCATATCTTTTTTTTaaaggaaaaaaaattaaactatATAATTGATTTTATATAAACTTGACGTGGACATTTTGTGTTATAAAATTTTGTTTACGCCACCCCCCTATCCTTAATTTTGATAGGTAGGGAAAATTCAGTGAATTACTTTTAAATGAATAAGTAGTTGGAGTATGGAGTATATGTTATGTAAATATGTTCTGATTTTAAAAAATTGTAAAACATATCATAAGTTATGTAGTATTTTAATTAGTTTTATTTAAGAACCAACATAGGTAATTGTTATTCAGGGGTCATTTGATAACCCATGAACCACATTAGTTCAACTTGTTTGTTTGATGTTTTTCTTTTCTGAACCATACCATTTTGATCCAAATTTAGCTGAACAACACTGCCAAAATTTTCTAGCTGAAGGGTTTATATCATTGTATTGTATGAGTgagtaaccgctgccaaaattTTCTAGCTGAAGGGTTCATATTATTGTATGAGTGAGTAACAGCTATAATGCTGTCATGTGTTACCTATATTTACCTGCTAAACtctattattattataattattattataattctTTAAGGcacttttttattaatttatttgaAATAGTTGTTTGTTTATTGTACCCATTGATACTTAGCTCATCTCGCTAATatgtatgaaaataatatataaacTTATTTCTCAATAATAAAGTGACATGTGtgtatatatttatttatcaTTAATCAATggtaaaatataatttaacaaatattaaaaaattacaaaaaattatattttttgtCGATAAATAAATTTACTGCACTTATAATCAGATAATAATTAGTTCTTATAGCCATAAAAGTATTAATGCTATAAATTATATATATGGCAtgtttagaaaaaaaattaaatactATTTAATCATTGAGAAAATTTATTTATCAAATGATCCCGGTCATTCATCACTCAGAATTTATCAATCATTGAGAAATTTGATATATTCAGAATTATTCAGATTTAGTCTTATTAACAAGGCTAATTAGTTtcatttagcaaataaaattgACACAGTGACATTTTGTAACCTTTTTTGGAAATTAATATGGTACCCTCGGCAtttccccttatttaattatgTTCTCTTACTAATTGTTCATGTTTTAAAAGAAATCAGGAAGACTTGAAAAAAAAAATCATGTAGATGTATATAAAAATGCATTAGCCTTGTGTTTGCGAGCCAACTATTGGTACGAAGTTGTGAAATTATAGTGGCATAACAAATTAGTATACAAATTAATGAAAATTACAGATAAAAAAGagatttatttttatgttactGTCCTGACAACTCAGCTTGCAGCATTTTGACAAATAATTGGTTATGCAGTCTGAAGGTCATAGCTTATAATGAGAAAGGGTTGATGAACCATCCAATGGTTTTGTCTGGTAAAAATTAGCGTATTCGAGTGGGAATACTTGGTTGTATATACATGGATTAGTGTGAGATATTAGCTCCTCTATCGGCCCGAATGGTTTCTGAATGTTCTGAGCACTAGGATACAGAAAACATGCAGCTGATACCCTGGTTTGATCAGAACTAGCCTGCACCCTATGTTCCACACTTTTGAACTTGTCATTGGTGATAACCTGCCAAACAGGATCAATTACTAAAATTTTATTGGTTATTCCGTTCTGTTTCAATTTCAAGTTAAATTTCATGTGATTCAAAATTACCTGCATGAGATCACCAATGTGGGCAATGAGAGCTCCAGGAATTGGGGCCGCATCAACCcagtgattctgatgaaggaATTGGAGGCCACCAATGGTGTCTTGGAGTATTATAGTGAGGAAGGTTGGGTCTGAATGCTGTGGAGCGCCTACAGCTAGATGAGGCTCAGGGCAAGGTGGGTAATATAACCATGTCATGTATTCGCTTTTTATGCATTCTAGGCGTCCCAGGTAATCACTGCTTAGTCCTAGTGCCTCTGATAGCAATTCCGATAAGTTCTCCCTTATCTTGATGATGGATTTCACGTAATCTACCATTTCCTTTCTGCATAGTATACGATTAGACAAGGTATCAAAATTCTGTGTTAACTTAATTTTACATAAATTTAAACTAACCTGCAAACTGAAGGTATTTTTTCAGAATCCAGTTTATCATCTAAAAAAGCACAAGCCATGGCATCCCTCCAGGGGCCAGGACGAGATTCATGGACTAATCCATTGGTAGTGTAGAACCGAACCTCCTGACTACTGTCATCCGAAAACAAGCCTGCCTTAGCCTCGTTTGGCTGTTCATGCAACTTTCTTATGGCTTCTAATGTCGCATCAATAACGCTAGCTTCCATGCCATGATTAATTAATTGAAAGCATCCCCACGTTTCACAAGCCTCTCGAATTTTACCAACAATCTCATCTCTCCGTGCCTCACCCCCCTCGAGGTCTATCACCGGGACTTGTAAACCGTCACCAGAATCACCGGAATATTTCGGCAACTTATCTTGATCAGGATGCACAAATATTCTAGGAATCTTTACAACACCCGAATCCACGAGTCCTTTGACGCCAGCTTTAGTTTCTTCAAACTCCTCCATCTCCTTGCACCAAGCTTGATGCCCCTCAGCTACCATGATACCTGCCATAGAAAGGTTAGAATTCTTTTTTGCTCTTTAAGCCTTATCTGTTATGATTAAAACTTCGAAAAGTAGACTACATTATATAATGATTACGTCTACGTCTCCGGCGTTGACATAGAGCAAACTAATCAAATGACAAGCTGTAACGACAGTTACATCTCAAGTTAAATATTAAAACGTGATTAGTTAACCACCATTATAAAAACTGAAAATCGAAAAACCGCCGGAGGGTATATATATGTTAATATGTTCATACGTTATGCATGACCTGCAACTTCGAAAAACGTAGATTAATTATAAGTACAGATGTTCAGTTGTTTTCTGTAGTATTACAGAAAACATAGATGACAGCGGAGCTAAACTTAATATACTTGTTCTTAATAATATATACCATACTGTTGCATTAAGCAATCCAGCAAGAACCGCTTTACTTGCAAATGATCAGCATTCATCCGCTGACTAAAATGAATGGACATTATTGTTTTATTCTCGTTTACTCTGTAGCTGGTATATGTGTGTATCCTTGTGGGGGGTCTAAATATATTACACATTAGCTTTACAATCCTTCATGGTGTCAAAGCATTTAAGGCCAATTTTATAACTGTATCTTACAAACTTTGCAAATCTATTCACTTGGGAAAATCACTAGAGTTAACGAATACGCAAAGAACATCCGTGGGTGAGACTTCACGTCCATTCACAACCCTAACTGCATCTAAACAGTTTCATACATTATTGAAACTTGTGAAATGTATATGTCTATAGTTACAGAGAATTAATccagagagagtgagagagagattgagagagattAAGAAAAAGAGAAATCATTATTCAACTAAGTGGTCAACTTTGAGTTTGTTACATCATCAGTGGTATATAATAGATCCTAACAAACATTTACTACTAACTTAAAGCTGTGTTTGTATAGAATGGAATTGCCTTTATGAAAGGTAAAGTCAATATATTACTACATGCTCTATATAACAAACGAGTCAACCGGTACATTTCAAGTATCCAAGGACTCTCACACCAGTCTTAAGATGTTCTTCACGAGGAGCATGTAAAAACGAACTTAATAATTGTACTGAGGAGGATATATTAGGTCAAGTTGTAGTCAAATACAATAATATGCCAACCCAAGTTCTATAAACTGAAGGTTCATACATCAGTGTACCTGATTGTTCATTATCATGCAGCTTAAGATGTGAAGCAAGAGGAACAGAAATAGGTTTACATTCAACTAAACCAGCAGAATAAAGCAGATGTAAAATAAATTTTGCTGGGTGTACAAGGACATGAAGTCTGATGCTGAATACCCAATTCAAACAAAAAAAGAGTGAAAATGATGATTAATGAATTCACTACCATTATCAGTCCTTATTTTATGAATATCAGTATCACAATGAGTCTTAACAAGTGCTCAAGTATGAGGTTGTTACATCAATATATAATAGATCCTAACTAACTTTTACTATAACTAACataaaataaaattgtatttGTATAGAATGGAATTGCCTTTATGAAGGTAAAGTCAACTTATTACTAATTGCTCTATTTAACAAACAAGCCTCTCCTGATATGGCATCAGGCATATGCTCATTAGTCATATATAACAAAAACATAAAATTTTTGCATCCTTTGGTGTCTATAGTATGTGGAAAGCATGATTCTTGAAGACAAATGTGGTTTTCTTTTTGGTAGAAAGATTTGAGTCCCATGGCTTAGTTTCACCTCTTTTTAAGTATTTTGTTATGACAGAAACAAAATGAGTTGCGTTAAAAAAGATATTGTCTGATTAAGGAGTCAAACTTTTTCATTCAGCTTATATGGAAACAGCTTCCGAGTAAAGGCTCGAAATCTGTTGCATCTCGATCATTGAGGGAAGCAGGGGAGCCTCATGCTTAGGTTACATTGCTCTGTTGAATGCAGGAGCGTTCCTCTGATGCTTTCGTGTCTCATTGGCTGCTTATGTGCAAGAGCGTTGTCTCTTGCAAGAATCACATATCTTGTTGCCTTATTTCTTGCGATAAATCTGTCAACATCTTGTACCAATGCTATTTACGTGCAAAACCCGCTGCCTAAACACCTTATGGACGACTTTTGACCCTAAATCAGATTTCCAATGCCAATTACCTTGGCTATCTTCTGCTTGAATTGTTTACGAATAAAAGCCCATTCTCTGACCGCTCTCATCATGCAATTTCGATGAGAAGTAGGTTCATTATGCTGGCCCATGTGCAAACATTTGATTTTTTCAACCCATATAGTGTGTGCAGTAACAGAAATAAAGCTTGCTTAACTGATCACATGCATCATTAGATTTCATTCTTTCAAGGATAGTTGCATCGCATAGCCAATTTTGACCCTGATACCACTTGTTGAGCTGCAAGCATGCCCGTCTAGTCAGATCTTTGATCGTGGTTTCACGCCCAAGAGTTTCCCACATCCTACCACCACAGCCTGTTATCCCAAGACAACTTCAGAACCTTTGACTCTGATCCACTTGTTGGGCAAGTCTCGACTCAAAGCATTTACAATCGAGTACACCATTTTGTAGAAAACCCAAGAAGATGGGGAAAAAATCAAGCCATACCCTTATTTTGGAAGTGACAAGCCTGCAGTTTTTACTTTAAGTGGTTCAGATGAAACAAGGTGGTGTATGAGAAATTTTGTCAGCCGATGAGCACATTCCGAATCCGGCCTTGAGCCATTTCATTGACAAAGTTTCCATTTTGGTTACTTAATATGATATCAAGGCTGCTTTAAAGGTTAGACTATTCACCGCCCACAACATTCTCATATGTGCAGTTCAATTTTAGGTGGTGACTCTCAGTTTTAACATCAAACCACTTAAAGTAAGCATTGGGCATAGTTAATCGTCAATTTAAGGGGTAATACTGACCACTGTGATTCCTAACCATTCAACATGGTCCATGTTGCTGTAGTTCAGGGAATTTCCTTGTGGTCACAGCTGAAACGCCTTCCTGCACAGATGTTCTGGTTAATACAGTTTGTCTATTTGTTTGTAAGGCGTTCAGTAAAGATCCAAGTGTATACTATTTTCTGCCAGAGTTTAGTAGCATAGCATATCCTTCCAACTATGGAAGGAAGGATATGCAATGCTAAGGGGACACTGAATTACTGAAACTATTATGGAGGAAACATAATTTCATATAATATCGTAAAGTTTCAACAACAAAGATGTTGGTTTATAAATTATATCACCAGCACATGAGATTTGTCAAACCCTCCCTCACTACAGTTCTAGCTAAAAATTACAACAATCACACACAATTATACAAAGAGGAGCAATGTGCTTAAGCCTCTTAGCTATTAAGCTTAAACCAGTACTTGTGGTTTTCTTGAAACAAAGGAAAAATAACTTTTCTAATTAAATGAGATAAACTTTAAAAGGAATGGTATTACTATGCTCAACTGAACATAAGATTGTGGCAGGTTTTGTCACAGGGATATGGACAATCAATTAATTTGACACCTGATCGATCAAAAAACCAGTCTCCGACAGATTTTGCAATACCCTGCCACAAAACAAATTGCATCAGATTGCTATTTAAATAACAGAGTGACTAAAAAGAGAAACAGATGAACATTTTCCCTGGCCTCTCCTTACATTCAGAAATATGTTTCCTCATCAAGTTAGGCCAAACAACTACCACATCAAACTATTTCTACCCTTGGTGACATCAATTCAGAATTCTTAGACTTTTCCTCTTAAAAAGGAATGCAGCCTAACAAGTAACTGATAACTAGAAACTGGACAAATCATCAGGATGATCTAGAAACAGCTAAACACATACCTTTTCATTAACCATGGGAGCATCATTGGAAAACCATGTATCCTGTCTCTCAGTTTGGCAATGGGCGAAACAGGAATTTATAAATAAACCATTTTGATCAGATAAAGAGAATTCTTTAATATCTTGGAGCATTTGATTCCTGAAGTCTGAACAATAATGTACATAGATGTCCTCATCTTGTTAGGTAATTTGATtaaactaaattaaaaaaaaatagagGATCTGGTTGATTAACAATAATGTAACCTTGAAAATACTGGATTTGTGATGTATTACAAAGCGCATGATTTGATTTGCAACCCCTCCAATAACCATGAGGATCAGCAGATGATGGAGCCAAAGTATTACTGACCTGGTTAGGGATGTAAAATGTCATTCACCATTTACGTTACATGGAGctcagaagaaaaaaaaagaaagtaAAACATCAATAAATCTGTTTAGAAAAAGGTGAACATCATTAGGGGTCAGAGGGCAACAGAAAGTCAGTACATGCACAAGAAGTTGAATCATCACAAGTCTACTTATCTCAACAATGTAGGGAAATGATCATTTTACTCTGTATTTACCCTTCTAGGGCACTCAAGCCATACACtgtcaaattaaaaaaaaaacttagGACTCTACCCTTTTTAGAACAGGTATTGGCCACTATTGAATAGAGTACACCAGTCTACCACGAAAGTGTTCAGCTTCCATTTACTTTTAAACAATTATGGGGTATATTACAACTGTGAGTCTTGACAGGAAGCAAGTATGGTATCCTTGACCCTAACAATCCTAAATAGCATACTAATTAGTAATGAAACCACTTGAGTAACAGATATTTAAAATACTTACCTGCCAAGCATCATAGGCTGCATTTAGAAGAAACAAGGGCGTCTTCACATTGGCAATCAAATTCTGAGGAAAGAAACACTACACATACatagaaagagagagagagaaggaaaTAGCATGAGTTAGAAAAAATAGAAATGCATGTTCAATATGTACTTGAAATAACAGGGAGGACGAATGATACCGAAGTAGGATCCAAATGGTTTGTGCAAGTTCTTGGCAAGTTGTTTTGCAGTCCCTAAAGTTAAACATGAGAAAATCAAGTTATTCAATTATCATGCTATACTTTTAGAAAAACTAGCGTGGCATAAATCAGGATCTTGGTAAATAATTAATTTAGCAGAAgaaaatcttcaaattttaacCCTTGATACATATTGTTAGATCCAGAAGTTGATGTAGAATACCTGCAATTTAACGACGCCGTCATACATATTTCTTAAAGTTTGACCTCCAGATACATCAACTCTATTTTAGAGACAAATGAAGaaaattaaattatataattCTTGGGAAGGGATGGTAACTACAATGACAGGAGGATGTATATTACGCATCAAGAAACATCCCGGCATCAGTTAAACATTTCACTTTTGTTGTATGTGGTAGCATATCCTCAAACTCGTCACAATGCAATATGGAAGCAAGACCTCCAGCAGAGCATCCAGAAAGAAGAGCCTGTAAATGATTTATGATTaggaatttacaaataaataggTTACATGTATTAAATTATAGATGAAATTTTACACAACCTTGCTAGCTTTATTCATTCCAAGTGACATTAATTCCTCCATAGCTGCCAACCAAATTTGTTGTCCTCGGAAAAAAAGTTGTGCATCCTAAAAGTAAAACAATAATAAAACCCCACTACTAGGATGTTCTTATGAAATTTCAAACTACGACAATCAAGCCTGCATCAGATCAACGTAACTAATGAGCTCGTCCAAAAAATATTCAAATATATGTGGTCTAATTTAAGCAATGGTATGTCATTCATCACAGTCTATCACAATACGCATATTGATGGTAATGCTCCAGATCTGATGCAGGTTTATCAATTTTTATCATTTAAGTTGTAAGAATAGCTGACTGACCTTATTTTCACTATTTCCGCTGAAAGATGCACCATCACAGTAACGAAGCTTAACTCTGTTCCAGTTAAAAAAGTCTGTTGAAAAACATTCCAAACACAGATTTTAACAAAAATGAGGGGTAATATGTCTTAGTAAGCAGTGACTTTACATTTGAGTGCAAAGGAAGCTTATTAGTGCGAACCAGGATTTTCTTCAGCTTTATTGCTTAATATTCCGGTAAAAGGTAATATCTTTTCCATATACTTGGAAGAACCACGACGAGTTGTCTTACGAAAAACGCAGCTTCGGACAGTATTACACCAACCACCTCCCTGCATCAAAATACCAAACAACACTAAAACTCACATACAATTTTCAAAATATCACAGTTTTGAGTTAATATTAAGTGTATCAAGTATCATAAATGTATACAAGTAACTGTTAGCATTTTCTTTAAACATTGGCTACTGGGACGCTTTCCGTAAGGGGCAGTTCTATAAATCCACACTTTTTGTGTGAACAAGCACAAAGACCTAATTCCGTAACAAGAAAAAAGATGTACAAGCTCTTTTGTCCGTGTGCTTGTCTTCAACTCAAGTACTTGCTCTAATGCGAGTTTGTAGTGGTGCAAGCATAATATCCATGAGTAGCATAGAGAACAACTTAACAATTTGCAGGACTCAGATTGAAGATGTTCATGGGTTGTGATTTGTGGATAAATACGAAAAAAGCTTGCACATGCAAAATGGATGAAGGATATTGACTAAAATGGCATATCTAAGATTACCAATACGCGGAAAAGGAATTCTAATGCACCCCAGATAAGAATGATAGACCATTTTTATTGTAAGTTATATTTAGAAGAAACACAGATATATTATTAACTGATGAACAAATTACAATATTTAAACTACAGAGAGAATATAACTTCTCCTGATAACATGGCTATAACTGCACAAATACATAACTGCTAATATATAATCTGCCAAACTGAATCCTAAAACTATAATAATAGTTTAAcacattattaaatataatttcagTCCTAAAGCATATATTTAACACTCCTCCTTACTTTAGGAACTGCAAACACCAATCTTTTGCCTTAGAAACTGAAACCTACTCACCGGAAACGGCTTTGTGAACAAATCTGTCAACTGATCTTCAGACTTGCAGTAAATTAATGTCACAATctcttccttctgcacttctctTACGAAAAACAATTTTATGTTGAAATGCTTAGTTGTCCCATGAAACACAGGATCATGGGAAATAGCAATGGCAGCCTGGTTGTCAACAAAAATCTCAATGCTTGCTTTCCAATAAATTTTTTCTTAACCACAATGCTTGATTAACCGTTGCTGTTGCTGCAACAAATTCCGCCTCAGCAGTAGATTGAGCCACGGTTTCTTGTTTCTTCGATTTCCATGAGAACATACCAGATCCAAATGTAAAACAGTAACCCGAGGTACTTCTCATGTCATCAGTACAACCACCCCAATCACTGTCAGAGTAACCTACCAGCTTGAAATTCTTGCTTCTTTGAAATTTAATACCATAATGACTTGTCCCTTTAATATATCGTATCACTCTTTTAGCAGCCTTAAGATGCAATTCACTTGCACAATGCATAAACCTGGACAAAACACTTACAACATTCAAAATATCTGGTCGTGTTGCTGTTAGATACATCAAACAACCAATCATGCTTCTATAGTATCCCTCATCAACTTTATCACCACCATCATTCTCACACAACTTCTCCTTCTGATTCATAGGAGTGCTTACTGCCTTGCACTCTCCAAAGTTAAACTTATTTAATATCTCCTTTGCATACTTCTTCTGACATATGAAAATTTCATGCTCAGCCTGCATAATTTCCATACCAAGAAAGAAAGACATCAACCCAAGATCTGTCATCTCAAAAACTTTCTTCATTTCTTGCTTAAACCTTGTAACTAGGCCTGCATTATTTCCTGTTACTAAAAGATCATCAACGTAAAGCGAGACAATCACAACATCATCATAATGACGTTTGACATAAAGAGTAGCCTCTGACAAGCTTTTTTTAAAACCCAAGCTCAACAAATGATCATCTATCCTTTTGTACCAGGCTCGTGGAGCCTGCTTTAAACCATAAAGAGCCTTCTTGAGAAGATATACCTTGTTCTCTTCTCCCTTCCTCT is a window of Apium graveolens cultivar Ventura chromosome 11, ASM990537v1, whole genome shotgun sequence DNA encoding:
- the LOC141697833 gene encoding uncharacterized protein LOC141697833 — encoded protein: MYNNIGNQPGVSRPPQNTMQSPFGDAFYGAGSGLIRGGLGAYGEKILGSSSEYVQSNISRYFSDPQYYFQVNDHYVRNKLKVVLFPFLHRGHWTRITEPVGGRLSYKPPIYDINAPDLYIPLMAFGTYIILAGFSLGLNGKFSPEALNWLFAKGLVGWFLQVSLLKMSLFSLGSGEAPLLDIVAYAGYTFTGICLAVLGKIIWSYSYYFLMPWTCLCMGTFLVKTMKRVLFAEVRTYDSSRHHYLLLFIALAQFPLFIWLGNVSLNWLF
- the LOC141697981 gene encoding 1-aminocyclopropane-1-carboxylate oxidase homolog 6-like, with the protein product MAGIMVAEGHQAWCKEMEEFEETKAGVKGLVDSGVVKIPRIFVHPDQDKLPKYSGDSGDGLQVPVIDLEGGEARRDEIVGKIREACETWGCFQLINHGMEASVIDATLEAIRKLHEQPNEAKAGLFSDDSSQEVRFYTTNGLVHESRPGPWRDAMACAFLDDKLDSEKIPSVCRKEMVDYVKSIIKIRENLSELLSEALGLSSDYLGRLECIKSEYMTWLYYPPCPEPHLAVGAPQHSDPTFLTIILQDTIGGLQFLHQNHWVDAAPIPGALIAHIGDLMQVITNDKFKSVEHRVQASSDQTRVSAACFLYPSAQNIQKPFGPIEELISHTNPCIYNQVFPLEYANFYQTKPLDGSSTLSHYKL
- the LOC141697192 gene encoding pectin acetylesterase 6-like, producing the protein MNITASALSACLLLLLTLGGYAAAPDRSEDTLYSLEDQLDSHPDATQPQQQPLMVPITLISSSISSSKGAVCLDGTLPAYHLDRGFGSGADSWLIQLEGGGWCNTVRSCVFRKTTRRGSSKYMEKILPFTGILSNKAEENPDFFNWNRVKLRYCDGASFSGNSENKDAQLFFRGQQIWLAAMEELMSLGMNKASKALLSGCSAGGLASILHCDEFEDMLPHTTKVKCLTDAGMFLDAVDVSGGQTLRNMYDGVVKLQGLQNNLPRTCTNHLDPTSCFFPQNLIANVKTPLFLLNAAYDAWQVSNTLAPSSADPHGYWRGCKSNHALCNTSQIQYFQDFRNQMLQDIKEFSLSDQNGLFINSCFAHCQTERQDTWFSNDAPMVNEKGIAKSVGDWFFDRSGVKLIDCPYPCDKTCHNLMFS